TTGAAGTTTAGAGGCTGATAAGGCTTTATTACCTTTAAAGTCGATATTTTTAATTTTAATCCGCTTACCCCTATCAATAAAGACAGACATATTTACCGTATTGATGTCTGATGAATCACGTTTTGTATTGATGGATACTTTGGTTTTTAAAAATCCTTTATCAGCAAATTTTTTACGTATAAAGTTTTTAGAGGTAACAATTAAATTATCTGTCACCATCGCTCCGGTTTTAAGGTCGGTTTCCGTAGCTAAGGTTTTAATTTTAGATTTTCTTAGCCCGGAAAAAGTAATTTTATTAAGCTGTGGCAGCTCTCTAACATCAAACTGGAGATAAACAGTATTTCCGTCTATTTTTGCCAGATAGACATCTACATTACTAAACTGTTTACTTTCGTATAATTTTTTTACGGCACTGGTAAGCTTATCTCCAGGTAGTTTAATTACTTGGCCTTCTCTTAACCCCGTAAAGACTTTCACTGTTGGTTCGCTAAATTTTTGAAGTCCGGTTACAGAGAAACCTCCAAGTATATATTCTTTTCCTTTTTCGAAAGAAACCTTTCCTATATCTGTAGCACCTGCAGGAATAGAATCTTTAACACTTTGAGCTTTTATACTTAGATTCGTAGCTAAAATAATAAGTAATATAATAAATAAACTATTTTTCAAGTACCGAAATTTGCTCGCTTGTTTTTCCAAATCGTCTTTCTCTGTTCTGATATTCCATGATTGCGTCGTAAAAATCTTCTTTTCTAAAATCCGGCCAAAATATATCTGTAAAATACAATTCGGCGTAAGCCATTTGCCATAAAAGGTAATTACTGATCCTTTTTTCGCCACCGGTTCTAATCATTAAATCAACGTCGGGCAAATTAAATGTATATAAATGACTATTAATAACTTTTTCGTCAATTTCTTCAATACTAATTTCTTTATTAACAACTTTTTGGGATATGTTTTTAATTGTATTAACAATTTCCTCTCGGGATCCGTAACTCAAAGCAAAAACCAATTTAATTTTTGTATAGCTTTGTGTCTCATCAATTACATGAGTTAAAATATTCAACGCCTTTTTAGGAAGTAATTGTAAGTTTCCGATCGCATTTACCTGAATATTTTTTTTATGAAATTCGGGCAATTCTTTTTTTAGGTTAGAGATTAATAAGTTCATTAATGCATCTACCTCTAACTTAGGTCTATTCCAATTTTCCGTTGAAAAAGCATACAGGGTAAGTACTTCCACACCAATTCCAAACGCAGCGTCTACAGTATTTCTAACTGCAGTTATCGCATTTCTATGTCCAAAAACACGATTCATTCCTTTACTTTTCGCCCAACGACCATTGCCGTCCATAATAGCGGCTACATGCTTAGGTACTTTTTGTAAATTAATGAGTAGTTTTTTATCCATATAATTATTTGCGATTCGAATAACAAGGTGATCTGCCAAATGTATACATTAATGAAATACCGGTAAACATATACCAGTCGTTTCCGCTTCCGCCATAATTTAACTGGGGAAATTCCGATGTAGAATAATCCAAACCATCCGTAAAAGTATATCTGACTTGTGTTTCAATTGAATAAGCTAATTTACCATAAATTTTAGATTTAAAACCAAATCCAACGGGTAGTGCTACGGATGTATTTCTGGCAAATGTGTAATTATTAAGGCTTTGAACAGATTTGACCGCTTGATAATCAAGAGCAGCAATTCCTGCAACTATATAAGGAGTAAATGTTTTATCCCCAGAAGATAAATCGTACTCAAAAAAGTTAAACTCTATGCCTAAAGCAAATTCATTAATTGTATTTTTAAAGTTTAGACCTCGAATTTGACGTATTCTATTTTCTGCATTTGCATCATCCCCTTTAATAGGAATATAAGTATAGGTTCCTCTAAAAGCAATTCTTGGATTTAAATTCCATTTGTATATGATACCGAAACCGGCATTTTTTGGTTTTAAATAATTGGTGCTTCCAATATCTCCAATATAATTGGAGACACCTGCAAACACCCCAATTTCGTTTATTTGAGAGAAGCTATTTATTGAAAAACAGATATATAGTAAAATGATCGAATATTTTTTCATTCTAAAAAACGGGTGCAAATATAGTTATTTCAACTTGCTTTACTAAGTTATTGAAGCCCCTTTTTTGAATAACTAATAATTCTATTAATTATTGCAAAGAAAGCTCACTGATTAGATTGATTCCTGGTATCTTCTCCCCATAATAATTTAGACCGCAGTGTTTTTAAAAACGATTGATTTTCCGGAATGATTGTTTTAATGGTAAAGGGTGCTTTTTTTAGAAAAAGTCTGGTTTTTTTAGATAAGGCAGTAACTCTTGAGTCCAGTGAAATTAAATATTCTTTTTCTCTGGTATTGATTTCCATTTCTATTTCGGTGTCATCCGGTATTACCATGGGTCTGGCATTTAAATTGTGCGGAGCTATTGGAGTGATAACTAAATTTTTGGAATTGGGAGAGATGACAGGCCCTTGACAACTTAAAGAATATCCTGTTGACCCTGTGGGAGTTGCAATAATCAGGCCATCGGCCCAGTAGTTTGTCAAATACTCATTATTTAAAAATGTTTTTACACCAATCATAGAGGTCGTATTTTTCCTGGCAATGGCAATTTCATTTAAAGCAAAGTTAAGAT
This window of the Flavobacteriaceae bacterium genome carries:
- a CDS encoding isoprenyl transferase; its protein translation is MDKKLLINLQKVPKHVAAIMDGNGRWAKSKGMNRVFGHRNAITAVRNTVDAAFGIGVEVLTLYAFSTENWNRPKLEVDALMNLLISNLKKELPEFHKKNIQVNAIGNLQLLPKKALNILTHVIDETQSYTKIKLVFALSYGSREEIVNTIKNISQKVVNKEISIEEIDEKVINSHLYTFNLPDVDLMIRTGGEKRISNYLLWQMAYAELYFTDIFWPDFRKEDFYDAIMEYQNRERRFGKTSEQISVLEK
- a CDS encoding NAD kinase, whose product is MICSMKKIAVYGQSYTVNAIKEIKLLITSLEKHSIVFFLEKNLYHLLKKRQIIEKKYPFFSGFSDLNNSFDLLLSIGGDGTILRAATYIRDLDIPILGINTGRLGFLATVKKDEIENAIDLLVRKKYAVQERALLSVLTQPENKNISDLNFALNEIAIARKNTTSMIGVKTFLNNEYLTNYWADGLIIATPTGSTGYSLSCQGPVISPNSKNLVITPIAPHNLNARPMVIPDDTEIEMEINTREKEYLISLDSRVTALSKKTRLFLKKAPFTIKTIIPENQSFLKTLRSKLLWGEDTRNQSNQ